A DNA window from Solanum lycopersicum chromosome 3, SLM_r2.1 contains the following coding sequences:
- the LOC101257057 gene encoding LRR receptor-like serine/threonine-protein kinase GSO1 has translation MGSVLFSHLLFFLTTVSVVLAVSSVDSSSDSYRLMRIKSELVDPYGVLENWSEGTNMCTWNGVACSDDKSHIVRLNLTSSGLEGQISQEFAHLTSLRVIDLSDNFLNGTIPPAFGELHNLEELLLFSNFLSGEIPLEISRLRKLQVLRIGANMLTGQVIPEIGKLSELRVLAVAYCQLSGKIPNEIGNLKQLINLDLQQNSLSGPIPEAIGGCKNLQNFAASNNRIEGKILASIGQLESLEILNLANNSFSGLIPVELSHLSNLKYLNLFGNELEGEIPFELNKLVQLETLDLSNNKLSGTIRLLNTQLKNLETLSLSGNFLTGSIPSNFCLRDSSLSLLILADNKLSGNFPLELLNCMSIRQLDLSGNSFGGMLPRGLDRLKSLTDLLLNNNSFTGTIPPEIGNLTNLEDLYLFQNMLSGGIPVEIGKLQRLRELYLYENQLSGSIPRELTNCSCLTSVDFFGNQLSGPIPDNIGRLKNLVILQLRQNELSGPIPSSLGYCRKLQKLALADNKLSGSLPPTFRFLSEMDLITLYNNSLEGPLPESLSLLKNLSKINFSHNKFSGNISPLAGLDSLTALDLTNNSFSGPIPSKLALSKNLTRLRLANNFFTGQLPSEFRQFKDLRFLDLSFNNLTGNLPPSLAGLKNLGHFLLSSNQFSGEIPTWLGGIEDLGELDLSFNNFSGTVPTELGNSPKLLKLSLSYNRLSGPIPPELGNLTSLNVLNLRRNNLSGSIPSTLSKCQKLYELRLSENNLTGSIPYELGSLSELQVILDLSQNHISGEIPSSLGNLVKLERLNLSFNQLQGKVPQSLGRLSSLHRLNLSYNHLEGQIPSTFSGFPLSSFMGNNHNLCGPPLLSCSELKEHDRIWELSKAGVVGITVAIVLTATVICMVLLYIMLRIWCNWRKVTISCSENGGIESTSKQGENWVYGEEINSGQYWNTTSLVSSKEKQISKGTCMFNLSVSSSDSTVKPLV, from the coding sequence ATGGGAAGTGTTCTTTTTTCTCATCTGTTGTTTTTCTTGACAACAGTGAGTGTTGTTCTTGCTGTTTCTTCAGTAGATAGTTCATCTGATTCGTATCGCCTTATGAGAATAAAGTCAGAACTTGTTGATCCATATGGAGTTCTTGAAAACTGGTCTGAAGGGACTAATATGTGTACCTGGAATGGAGTGGCATGTTCAGATGATAAATCTCATATTGTGAGGCTCAATCTTACTAGTTCAGGACTAGAAGGTCAAATATCTCAAGAATTCGCGCATCTTACTTCTCTTCGAGTGATTGATCTTTCGGATAATTTTCTTAATGGAACAATCCCTCCTGCATTTGGAGAGCTTCATAACTTGGAGGAATTGCTTCTGTTCTCTAATTTTCTCAGTGGCGAGATTCCTTTGGAGATCAGTCGTTTGAGGAAGTTGCAAGTTCTTAGAATTGGAGCCAATATGCTGACAGGACAAGTGATACCAGAAATTGGTAAACTTTCTGAGTTGAGAGTGTTGGCTGTTGCTTATTGTCAACTCAGTGGAAAGATACCAAATGAGATTGGTAATTTAAAGCAGCTGATAAATCTTGACTTGCAGCAAAACAGTCTTAGTGGCCCCATACCAGAAGCAATTGGCGGCTgcaaaaatcttcaaaattttgCAGCATCAAATAACAGGATTGAGGGAAAGATTCTTGCCTCAATTGGTCAGCTTGAATCACTCGAAATCTTGAACCTGGCAAACAACAGTTTTTCTGGTTTGATTCCTGTTGAGCTGAGCCATCTTTCCAATTTGAAGTATTTGAACTTGTTTGGCAATGAATTGGAAGGCGAAATCCCTTTCGAGCTTAACAAGTTGGTTCAGCTTGAAACATTGGATTTATCAAACAACAAACTTTCAGGTACCATAAGGCTTCTCAACACTCAGCTGAAGAATCTTGAGACTTTATCACTCTCTGGAAACTTCTTAACCGGAAGCATCCCGAGTAATTTCTGTCTCCGTGATTCAAGTTTAAGCCTACTCATTCTGGCTGACAATAAGCTGTCTGGGAACTTCCCGTTGGAGTTATTGAACTGCATGTCCATACGACAACTGGATCTCTCCGGTAACAGCTTTGGAGGAATGCTGCCACGAGGCCTCGACAGGCTAAAAAGTCTCACAGACCTCTTGCTCAACAATAACAGCTTTACTGGAACTATACCTCCTGAAATAGGAAACTTAACTAACTTGGAAGACTTGTACCTGTTTCAAAACATGCTCTCTGGCGGAATCCCAGTTGAAATAGGAAAGCTTCAAAGGCTGCGTGAACTATACCTCTACGAAAACCAGTTGTCAGGAAGTATTCCAAGAGAGTTGACAAACTGCTCCTGCTTGACAAGCGTTGATTTCTTCGGTAACCAACTTTCAGGACCTATTCCTGATAACATTGGGAGGCTTAAGAATCTTGTTATTCTTCAGCTAAGGCAGAATGAGTTGTCCGGTCCGATTCCATCAAGTTTAGGCTACTGCAGGAAGCTTCAAAAACTGGCTTTGGCTGATAACAAACTTTCAGGATCATTGCCACCAACGTTTCGATTTCTGTCAGAGATGGACCTGATTACTCTTTACAACAATTCCCTTGAAGGTCCACTTCCTGAATCTCTTTCCCTTCTGAAAAATCTCAGCAAAATTAACTTTTCTCACAATAAGTTCAGTGGAAACATTTCCCCTTTAGCTGGTTTAGACTCTCTAACAGCTCTTGACTTAACAAACAACAGTTTCTCTGGTCCTATTCCCTCTAAGCTAGCTTTGTCAAAAAATCTAACCCGTCTTCGCCTTGCTAATAATTTTTTCACTGGACAACTCCCTTCTGAATTCAGACAATTTAAAGATCTCAGGTTTCTAGATTTATCATTCAACAATTTGACAGGAAATCTACCACCATCCCTTGCTGGTCTAAAAAACCTTGGTCATTTTCTCCTTAGCTCTAACCAATTCTCAGGTGAAATTCCCACATGGTTAGGAGGCATAGAAGATCTTGGTGAACTCGATCTTTCGTTCAACAACTTCAGTGGAACAGTTCCAACAGAACTTGGAAACTCTCCAAAACTACTCAAACTTTCTCTGAGTTACAACAGATTATCAGGCCCCATACCACCAGAATTAGGCAATCTCACAAGTCTAAATGTCTTGAATCTTCGAAGAAACAATCTCTCTGGTTCCAtcccttcaactctttcaaaatGCCAAAAGCTCTATGAACTAAGGCTCTCTGAAAACAACTTAACAGGGTCAATCCCTTACGAACTCGGCTCCTTATCTGAATTACAAGTAATACTAGACCTCAGCCAGAATCACATTTCAGGTGAAATCCCTTCATCACTTGGAAACCTTGTTAAGTTAGAAAGATTGAATCTTTCATTCAATCAACTTCAAGGAAAAGTCCCACAATCACTTGGAAGACTATCAAGTTTACATAGACTGAATCTTTCATATAATCATCTTGAAGGCCAAATCCCTTCCACATTTTCAGGATTCCCACTAAGTTCATTCATGGGAAACAATCATAACCTATGTGGCCCACCATTACTATCTTGTTCTGAATTAAAGGAACATGACAGAATATGGGAGTTGTCAAAAGCAGGTGTTGTAGGGATAACAGTGGCTATTGTGTTAACAGCAACAGTTATATGCATGGTTCTGCTTTATATCATGCTGAGGATTTGGTGCAATTGGAGAAAAGTTACAATTTCTTGCTCAGAGAATGGTGGAATTGAGAGTACAAGTAAACAAGGGGAAAATTGGGTTTATGGAGAAGAGATCAATAGTGGACaatattggaatacaacatcatTAGTTTCATCAAAAGAGAAGCAAATATCTAAAGGGACTTGCATGTTTAATCTTAGTGTAAGTTCATCAGATAGCACAGTAAAACCTCtagtttaa
- the LOC101255680 gene encoding histone-lysine N-methyltransferase ATX4-like, whose protein sequence is MVVKRKTNEKEIVDEIYRENWFFTSKKQKFDEVFGAGFKDFSFQFKVEECKSPNFQPQVQDYCFSAESPRSHLDREVKVELRKINICCSACKKVCSDLNENSLCPDCGVNSDFIGVICNGMEGIYFPELHMVECRCGSCRAKKLTVGEWERHAGSRAKKWKVSIKVMMTMQPLGEWVANNNGHGIITPLKIDRRQQLMSVLQEKYNPVYAKWTVERCAICSWIEDWDFNKIIICSRCQIAVHQECYGAREVQDLASWVCRACETPEVERECCLCPVKGGALKPTDVDPFWIHVTCGWFRPEIAFVDYEKMEPATGLLAIPSKSFHQACSICQQTHGSCIQCSKCTISYHSTCASRAGYYMEMQCSEKNGTQTTKWLSYCASHKAPSEDNILVMRTPGGVYSNQKLLQRRNGGRVLKGRCRVFRPSTDKKAKPEPIIHRVTMPHHHSLTVIQSLTSEQPQEDKNFPTLRERLHHLSKTINHRVCFGKSGIHGWGLFAKRKLQEGEMVAEYVGEKIRGSVADLRERKYKSQGKNCYFFRITEEVVIDATMKGSIARLINHSCMPNCFARIMSLGENEERIVLFAKKDVSAGNELTFDYRFEPDQNDEVKVPCHCGAPNCSKFMN, encoded by the exons ATGGTGGTGAAACGGAAAACAAACGAGAAAGAGATTGTCGACGaaatttatagagaaaattgGTTTTTTACATCCAAGAAACAGAAATTTGACGAAGTATTTGGGGCTGGATTCAAAGATTTTAGCTTTCAATTTAAAGTTGAAGAATGTAAATCGCCAAATTTTCAGCCCCAAGTTCAAGATTACTGTTTTTCAGCAGAAAGTCCAAGATCCCATCTTGATCGTGAGGTCAAAGTTGAATTGAGGAAAATCAATATATGCTGCTCAGCATGTAAGAAAGTTTGTAGTGATCTTAACGAAAATTCGTTATGCCCCGACTGTGGAGTAAACTCTGATTTTATTGGTGTAATTTGCAATGGAATGGAAGGGATTTATTTTCCAGAACTTCATATGGTTGAGTGCAGGTGTGGTTCTTGCAGGGCTAAGAAGCTGACAGTTGGTGAATGGGAACGGCATGCTGGTTCCAGAGCGAAAAAGTGGAAGGTCAGTATTAAGGTGATGATGACGATGCAGCCACTAGGGGAATGGGTTGCGAATAACAATGGTCATGGAATTATTACACCTTTGAAAATAGATAGGCGGCAGCAATTGATGTCAGTCTTGCAAGAAAAGTATAATCCTGTTTATGCAAAGTGGACAGTAGAACGTTGCGCGATTTGTAGCTGGATTGAAGATTGGGACTTCAACAAGATTATTATATGCAGTAGGTGCCAGATAGCTGTTCATCAAGAATGTTATGGTGCTAGAGAGGTTCAAGATTTAGCTTCGTGGGTTTGCCGGGCTTGTGAAACTCCAGAAGTTGAAAGGGAATGTTGTCTGTGTCCTGTCAAAGGGGGCGCGTTGAAACCTACTGATGTTGATCCTTTTTGGATTCATGTTACTTGTGGTTGGTTTAGACCTGAAATTGCTTTTGTTGATTATGAGAAGATGGAGCCAGCCACAGGACTTCTCGCGATTCCATCAAAGTCCTTTCATCAAGCGTGCAGTATATGCCAGCAGACTCATGGTTCTTGCATTCAATGCAGCAAATGCACGATATCTTATCACTCCACGTGTGCTTCCCGAGCTGGATACTATATGGAAATGCAGTGTTCAGAGAAGAACGGAACACAAACAACTAAATGGCTATCGTATTGTGCTTCTCATAAAGCCCCTAGTGAGGATAACATTTTAGTCATGCGAACTCCTGGTGGAGTTTACTCGAACCAAAAGTTGCTTCAGAGAAGAAATGGAGGCCGTGTGTTGAAAG GTAGATGTCGAGTTTTCAGACCATCAACTGACAAGAAAGCCAAACCAGAACCAATAATCCACAGGGTAACAATGCCTCACCATCACTCACTAACAGTCATACAGAGTTTAACCTCAGAACAACCTCAAGAGGATAAGAATTTTCCAACATTGAGAGAGAGATTGCATCATTTGAGTAAAACTATAAACCACCGAGTTTGTTTTGGAAAATCCGGTATACATGGATGGGGTCTCTTTGCTAAGAGAAAGCTTCAAGAAGGAGAAATGGTAGCTGAGTATGTGGGTGAGAAGATAAGGGGCAGTGTCGCTGACCTTAGAGAGCGTAAATACAAGTCACAAGGCAAGAACTGTTACTTCTTCAGGATAACTGAAGAAGTAGTGATTGATGCAACCATGAAAGGATCCATAGCAAGATTAATCAACCACTCATGCATGCCAAATTGCTTTGCAAGGATCATGAGTCTTGGAGAAAACGAGGAACGAATTGTTCTTTTTGCTAAAAAGGATGTTTCAGCAGGGAATGAGTTAACCTTTGATTACAGATTTGAACCTGATCAGAATGATGAGGTTAAAGTCCCCTGTCACTGTGGAGCTCCCAACTGTAGCAAATTCATGAATTAG
- the LOC101256758 gene encoding uncharacterized protein: MEIYDSASTTPYISACTSPQHRYGTLFLSAPTSPARVSAALSDDFHMSSGGEGVKVPGEVPFNWEERPGIPKSRDEGEEEDFVFDFSGQLERSSVSAADELFDGGKIRPLKPPPRVQYEAHYKPFDSPRSPKQRFKQTFSPRNKKEVDPFAAAIQHTARIEKMEKPKKTRSLSVPDLVFDHESNQETTKTSPYSLCSVSSSISLWYRKWKLKDLFLFRSASEGRASSKDQLNKFLKKTREQEEDAKTSSFRSTASSVASSSVSTSLMRRREISAHELHYTLNRAFSEEMKRKTFLPYKKLGVLGCLGFIPSMDDTSFRGVAPSMSMNRRQ; this comes from the coding sequence ATGGAGATATATGACAGTGCTTCTACTACTCCTTATATTAGTGCTTGTACAAGCCCTCAACATCGTTATGGCACGTTGTTTCTCAGTGCTCCAACTAGCCCTGCTCGTGTCTCCGCTGCTCTCTCTGATGATTTCCACATGAGTAGTGGTGGGGAAGGTGTAAAAGTACCCGGTGAAGTTCCGTTTAATTGGGAGGAAAGGCCTGGAATTCCGAAATCAAGAGATGAGGGGGAGGAGGAGGATTTTGTTTTCGATTTTAGTGGACAGTTGGAAAGAAGCTCTGTTTCAGCTGCTGATGAGCTTTTTGATGGTGGAAAGATTAGGCCTTTAAAGCCACCACCTAGAGTACAATATGAAGCTCATTACAAACCATTCGATTCGCCTAGATCGCCTAAGCAGAGATTCAAGCAAACTTTCTCTCCGCGAAATAAGAAGGAGGTTGATCCATTTGCTGCAGCCATACAACACACTGCTCGAATAGAAAAAATGGAAAAGCCTAAAAAGACGAGATCTTTATCTGTTCCTGATCTGGTGTTTGATCATGAAAGCAATCAGGAGACCACAAAGACTAGCCCATACTCTTTGTGTTCCGTTTCATCATCGATATCATTATGGTACAGGAAATGGAAACTGAAAGATTTGTTTCTATTCAGAAGTGCTTCTGAGGGTAGAGCAAGCAGTAAAGATCAATTAAACAAGTTTTTGAAGAAAACTCGTGAACAGGAGGAGGACGCGAAGACTTCAAGCTTCAGATCAACTGCTAGTAGTGTTGCATCATCATCGGTATCAACCTCCTTGATGAGGAGGAGGGAGATTTCGGCTCATGAGTTGCACTACACGTTGAATAGGGCATTCTCCGAAGAGATGAAGAGGAAAACATTTTTGCCATACAAGAAATTAGGGGTACTAGGTTGCTTAGGATTCATTCCGTCAATGGATGATACAAGTTTTAGAGGTGTTGCTCCTTCTATGTCCATGAATCGTCGTCAATAA
- the LOC101256470 gene encoding SKP1-like protein 1B — protein sequence MSSSTKFLTLKTNDKEEFVLDEAIAIRSQTIKNMVEDDCVSNVIPLPNVDSKTMIKVIEYWKKHSEEGISKDKLMDFDKAFVKVDQSILYALILAANFLNDAEMLDMICQEVANRIKGKTPEEIRKEFNIENDFTPEEEEEIRNENVWAFE from the coding sequence ATGTCTTCTTCGACAAAGTTCTTAACTTTAAAGACtaacgataaggaggaatttgTATTGGACGAGGCGATAGCCATAAGGTCACAAACTATTAAGAATATGGTTGAAGATGATTGCGTTTCAAACGTCATTCCCCTGCCTAATGTCGATAGTAAAACAATGATCAAAGTGATTGAGTACTGGAAGAAACATTCCGAGGAAGGCATCTCCAAAGACAAATTGATGGACTTTGACAAGGCTTTTGTGAAGGTGGACCAATCGATTTTGTATGCTCTTATCTTAGCTGCTAATTTTCTTAACGATGCGGAGATGTTGGATATGATCTGTCAAGAAGTTGCTAATAGGATTAAAGGGAAAACACCAGAAGAAATACGTAAAGAATTTAATATCGAAAATGATTTTACTccagaggaagaagaagagatccGCAACGAGAATGTTTGGgcttttgaataa
- the LOC101256169 gene encoding SUMO-conjugating enzyme SCE1-like isoform X1: protein MAGGIARGRLTEERKAWRKNHPHGFVARPETGPDGSANLMLWRCIIPGKPGTDWEGGHYPLTMHFSEDYPSQPPKCKFPRGFFHINVYPSGDVCLSILNTGLGWSPAITVKQILVGIQELLDEPNPSSSAQSECYKLYVKKLLYLNHLCILPNRVRSLHNHRPL, encoded by the exons ATGGCTGGTGGGATCGCGCGTGGCCGTCTCACTGAGGAGAGGAAAGCATGGCGTAAGAATCACCCACAT GGTTTTGTGGCAAGGCCGGAGACTGGTCCTGATGGGTCTGCCAATTTGATGTTGTGGCGTTGTATTATCCCGGGTAAACCTGGG ACCGACTGGGAGGGAGGTCACTATCCACTGACTATGCACTTCAGTGAAGACTATCCTAGTCAACCCCCGAAGTGCAAGTTTCCTCGAGGtttctttcatataaatgtttatCCTTCAGGAGATGTATGTTTGTCTATCCTCAACACGGGCTTG GGGTGGAGTCCAGCCATTACAGTTAAACAAATTTTGGTGGGCATCCAAGAACTACTCGACGAGCCAAATCCAAGTTCTTCAGCACAATCTGAGTGCTATAAGCTCTATGTGAAGAAG TTGTTGTACTTGAATCATCTATGCATATTGCCCAACAGAGTCAGATCTCTCCATAACCACCGTCCTCTATAA
- the LOC101256169 gene encoding SUMO-conjugating enzyme SCE1-like isoform X3: protein MAGGIARGRLTEERKAWRKNHPHGFVARPETGPDGSANLMLWRCIIPGKPGTDWEGGHYPLTMHFSEDYPSQPPKCKFPRGFFHINVYPSGDVCLSILNTGLGWSPAITVKQILVGIQELLDEPNPSSSAQSECYKLFLQDKTEYKKRVRAQANQYPALL, encoded by the exons ATGGCTGGTGGGATCGCGCGTGGCCGTCTCACTGAGGAGAGGAAAGCATGGCGTAAGAATCACCCACAT GGTTTTGTGGCAAGGCCGGAGACTGGTCCTGATGGGTCTGCCAATTTGATGTTGTGGCGTTGTATTATCCCGGGTAAACCTGGG ACCGACTGGGAGGGAGGTCACTATCCACTGACTATGCACTTCAGTGAAGACTATCCTAGTCAACCCCCGAAGTGCAAGTTTCCTCGAGGtttctttcatataaatgtttatCCTTCAGGAGATGTATGTTTGTCTATCCTCAACACGGGCTTG GGGTGGAGTCCAGCCATTACAGTTAAACAAATTTTGGTGGGCATCCAAGAACTACTCGACGAGCCAAATCCAAGTTCTTCAGCACAATCTGAGTGCTATAAGCTCT TCTTGCAAGATAAAACTGAGTACAAGAAACGAGTGAGGGCGCAGGCTAATCAATATCCAGCTCTACTGTAA
- the LOC101256169 gene encoding SUMO-conjugating enzyme SCE1-like isoform X2, which produces MEKHGYNSTVILAIEELLGVDATVLVHLFWPILKNITDWEGGHYPLTMHFSEDYPSQPPKCKFPRGFFHINVYPSGDVCLSILNTGLGWSPAITVKQILVGIQELLDEPNPSSSAQSECYKLYVKKLLYLNHLCILPNRVRSLHNHRPL; this is translated from the exons ATGGAAAAACACGGTTATAACTCCACAGTAATATTGGCAATAGAAGAATTACTCGGGGTAGATGCAACTGTTTTGGTGCATCTATTTTGGCCTATCCTTAAAAATATA ACCGACTGGGAGGGAGGTCACTATCCACTGACTATGCACTTCAGTGAAGACTATCCTAGTCAACCCCCGAAGTGCAAGTTTCCTCGAGGtttctttcatataaatgtttatCCTTCAGGAGATGTATGTTTGTCTATCCTCAACACGGGCTTG GGGTGGAGTCCAGCCATTACAGTTAAACAAATTTTGGTGGGCATCCAAGAACTACTCGACGAGCCAAATCCAAGTTCTTCAGCACAATCTGAGTGCTATAAGCTCTATGTGAAGAAG TTGTTGTACTTGAATCATCTATGCATATTGCCCAACAGAGTCAGATCTCTCCATAACCACCGTCCTCTATAA
- the CRK1 gene encoding Cysteine-rich receptor-like protein kinase 1, which translates to METLHDFIVQNKSATYDMNTNAPDIYGMVKCHNDLSHDDCKLCFEEAKTKLTKCIPAPGGSVHLDGCFLRYEDYTFFDESIQNNSSVYVCGAPTDITNDQYMKRDFAAGVDRAIVNVTSTSIVNGGFGATIVKSGLLAIYALGQCWDYLQPEICTKCLNDAGDMLRKCLPAADGKAMNAGCYLRYSSNKFFEDGALVLADKGPTKSKNVWVIAAIVLSSILGIFAILGAFLGYRRYSQDKGGANRIHKIPLALETSKLNFKYEMLEEATGGFDPSNKLGQGGSGSVYKGILPDGKTIAVKKLLYNTRQWAEEFFNEVNLISGIQHKNVVKLLGCSIEGPESLLVFDHVSNRNLDQLLFDKNKRQFLSWKERFDIILGIAEGIAHLHEGSKATIIHRDIKNSNILVDDELVPKIADFGLARRFAPNKTHVSTGIAGTLGYLAPEYLLQGCLTEKADVYSFGVVAIEVACCIKSNVFVSDNGSVLQSVWRNYKLNKITESIDSRLMSDFQEQEASRVLQIGLLCTQTRRFSRPSMSQVVRILRNEEIEIPTPTQPPFQNSSLLAPPDTSSSSITKDSLCSEWYSTDGISIHSSEFASISSSQSGDFSTCENSRLLKIA; encoded by the exons ATGGAGACTCTCCATGATTTCATTGTGCAAAACAAGTCTGCAACGTATGATATGAATACGAATGCACCTGATATTTATGGAATGGTGAAATGCCATAATGATCTTTCTCACGATGATTGCAAGCTCTGTTTTGAAGAAGCTAAAACTAAGCTAACAAAATGTATTCCTGCTCCTGGTGGCTCTGTTCATCTAGACGGTTGTTTTCTCAGATATGAAGATTATACTTTTTTCGATGAGAGTATACAGAATAATTCGTCTGTTTATGTTTGTGGTGCTCCCACGGATATAACGAATGATCAGTACATGAAGAGGGATTTTGCTGCAGGAGTTGATCGTGCAATTGTGAATGTTACAAGCACGTCGATAGTCAATGGTGGATTCGGGGCAACGATTGTGAAAAGTGGATTGCTTGCTATTTATGCATTAGGACAATGTTGGGATTATTTGCAACCCGAAATATGCACAAAGTGTTTGAACGATGCTGGAGATATGCTAAGGAAATGTTTGCCTGCTGCAGACGGAAAAGCTATGAATGCTGGTTGCTATTTGAGATACTCTTCTAATAAATTCTTCGAAGATGGAGCACTAGTCCTCGCTGATAAAG gaCCAACAAAGTCTAAGAATGTATGGGTAATTGCAGCGATTGTATTATCGTCTATCTTGGGAATATTTGCTATTTTAGGGGCCTTTTTAGGCTATAGAAGATATTCTCAGGACAAAGGAG GTGCAAATAGGATTCATAAGATTCCACTGGCTCTTGAGACGTCGAAACTAAATTTCAAGTATGAAATGCTAGAAGAAGCAACAGGGGGGTTTGATCCTTCAAACAAGCTAGGCCAAGGTGGATCTGGTTCAGTATATAAAGGGATTCTTCCTGATGGCAAAACAATTGCTGTGAAAAAGTTATTGTACAATACGCGTCAATGGGCAGAGGAGTTCTTCAATGAGGTCAATTTGATCAGTGGTATTCAGCACAAGAACGTTGTGAAACTATTGGGATGTAGCATAGAAGGACCCGAGAGTCTTCTGGTTTTCGATCATGTATCTAACAGGAACCTTGATCAATTGCTTTTCG ATAAGAACAAACGTCAATTTTTAAGCTGGAAAGAGcgatttgatattatattgggaaTAGCAGAAGGGATAGCACATCTTCATGAAGGAAGCAAAGCAACGATCATCCACAGAGATATTAAAAACAGTAATATTCTAGTTGATGATGAACTCGTCCCAAAAATAGCTGATTTTGGACTTGCTCGACGTTTTGCTCCCAATAAAACTCATGTCAGCACCGGAATTGCAGGAACATT GGGATATCTAGCTCCTGAATATCTTCTTCAAGGATGTTTAACAGAGAAAGCAGATGTTTATTCATTTGGAGTGGTGGCCATAGAGGTTGCGTGTTGTATAAAGAGCAACGTCTTTGTGAGTGATAACGGATCAGTTCTACAATCT GTGTGGAGAAATTACAAGTTGAATAAGATTACGGAGTCAATTGACAGTAGGCTGATGAGTGACTTTCAAGAACAGGAGGCATCGCGTGTGCTTCAGATAGGACTATTGTGcacacaaaccagaagattttCGCGACCATCTATGTCTCAAGTGGTAAGGATCCTAAGAAACGAAGAAATTGAAATTCCAACGCCAACGCAACCTCCATTCCAGAACTCAAGTTTACTAGCTCCTCCAGATACAAGTAGTTCATCCATAACCAAAGATAGTCTCTGCTCAGAATGGTATTCCACAGATGGAATTTCTATTCATTCTTCTGAGTTTGCCAGCATTTCTAGTTCTCAATCAGGTGATTTTTCGACGTGTGAAAACAGTAGACTTTTGAAAATTGCTTGA